One genomic window of Eleginops maclovinus isolate JMC-PN-2008 ecotype Puerto Natales chromosome 12, JC_Emac_rtc_rv5, whole genome shotgun sequence includes the following:
- the hsd17b4 gene encoding peroxisomal multifunctional enzyme type 2, with amino-acid sequence MSLSFEGRVVLVTGAGGGLGREYALAFAERGASVIVNDLGADTKGGGKSSAAADKVVEEIRVKGGKAVANYDSVEDGEKLIQSALDAFGRIDVLVNNAGILRDRSFARTSDLDWDLIHRVHLRGSFLVTRAAWNHMKNQKFGRIIMTTSGAGVYGNFGQANYSAAKLGLLGLANTLAIEGRKYNVYCNTIAPVAGSRLTETVMPPDLVASLKPEFVAPLVLWLCHEQCQENGALFETGAGWIAKLRWERSLGCTVRQKNQPMTPEAVRDQWDQICDFTDATKPTSLQESMMSIVSVLSQVESGGEVSGNPTSAPASTSGINPNEAVGSKFPPASFSYTHIQCILYALGVGMSTKDPDHLRFLYEGHEDFVCLPSFGVIVAQSVLMGGGLSSVPGLNIDFTQVLHGEQYLELYKPLPTSGTLTSETTVADVLDKGSGAVILLDVKTYCGDELICFNQFSVFVVGAGGFGGKRTSDKAIAPLPPPQRAPDAVVIDSTSRDQAALYRLSGDWNPLHIDPSFAAMGGFKAPILHGLCSFGFAARHVLKQFADNDPSRFKAIKVRFAKPVMPGQSIQTEMWKEGNRIHIQCKVKETDAVVLTGAYVDLHAAAEAAPEELPQAGGLHSELVFAEIGRRIKDMGSELVKKVNAVFGWEITKDGKIAAQWTIDLKNGSGSLHKGSYSGKADVSITVSDEDFLEVVQGKINPQKAFFSGKLKVRGNIMLSQKLEVILNDHAKL; translated from the exons ATGTCTTTGTCTTTCGAGGGAAGAGTTGTGCTTGTCACCGGGGCCGGAGGAG GCCTCGGCAGAGAATATGCACTGGCTTTTGCTGAGAGAGGCGCCTCAGTTATAG TGAATGACCTTGGGGCAGACACTAAAGGGGGTGGAAAGAGTTCTGCAGCTGCGGATAAGGTGGTGGAGGAGATAAGAGTGAAGGGAGGCAAGGCCGTGGCCAACTATG ATTCTGTTGAAGATGGAGAGAAATTGATCCAATCAGCATTGGATGCATTTGGAAGAATAG ATGTTCTTGTAAACAATGCTGG GATCCTTCGTGACCGATCATTTGCCAGGACGAGTGATTTGGACTGGG ACCTGATTCACAGAGTTCACTTGAGAGGCTCCTTTTTGGTGACTCGAGCTGCCTGGAATCACATGAAAAATCAAAAGTTTGGCAG AATCATCATGACGACTTCAGGAGCAGGCGTCTACGGAAACTTCGGCCAGGCCAACTACAGCGCTGCCAAGCTGGGCCTGCTGGGGCTGGCAAACACCTTGGCCATCGAGGGACGCAAGTACAACGTCTACTGCAACACTATTGCCCCTGTGGCTGGCTCACGCCTCACAGAGACTGTCATGCCCCCAG acCTTGTGGCATCTCTGAAACCTGAGTTTGTTGCTCCCTTGGTCCTCTGGCTCTGCCATGAACAATGCCAAGAAAATGGAGCACTGTTTGag ACCGGTGCAGGCTGGATTGCTAAAT TGCGCTGGGAGCGTTCTCTGGGCTGCACTGTGAGACAGAAGAACCAACCCATGACTCCTGAGGCTGTCAGGGACCAGTGGGACCAAATCTGTGACTTCACAGATGCTACAAAGCCGACTAGCTTGCAAG AGTCTATGATGTCAATTGTGAGTGTGCTGTCACAAGTGGAGTCTGGTGGGGAGGTCAGCGGTAATCCTACATCTGCACCGGCCTCGACTTCAGGGATCAATCCT AATGAGGCAGTGGGATCCAAATTCCCACCAGCCTCGTTCAGCTACACCCACATCCAGTGTATCCTCTATGCGTTGGGGGTGGGCATGTCTACCAAGGATCCGGACCATCTaag GTTCCTGTATGAAGGCCATGAAGACTTCGTCTGCCTCCCCAGTTTCGGGGTCATTGTGGCCCAGTCAGTTCTGATGGGGGGCGGGCTGTCCTCAGTCCCTGGACTCAACATAGATTTCACACAG GTATTGCACGGAGAGCAGTATCTGGAGCTTTACAAGCCTTTACCCACCTCAG GGACCCTTACCTCTGAGACCACCGTAGCAGACGTGTTGGACAAAGGATCCGGGGCTGTTATCCTCTTGGATG TGAAGACGTACTGTGGCGACGAGCTGATCTGCTTCAATcagttttcagtgtttgtggTCGGGGCAGGAGGCTTTGGAGGAAAGAGGACATCGGACAAAGCCATA gctcctctgcctccacctcAGCGGGCACCAGATGCTGTGGTGATTGATTCGACCAGCAGAGACcaa GCAGCCCTATACCGTCTGAGTGGAGACTGGAACCCGCTGCATATAGACCCCAGCTTTGCTGCCATGGGAG GCTTTAAGGCTCCCATCCTGCACGGTTTGTGCTCATTCGGCTTCGCAGCGAGACACGTCCTCAAGCAGTTTGCAGACAACGACCCTTCAAGATTCAAGGCTATCAAG gTGCGCTTTGCGAAGCCGGTGATGCCGGGTCAATCAATACAGACTGAGATGTGGAAGGAAGGCAACAGAATTCACATCCAGTGTAAA GTGAAGGAGACTGATGCTGTGGTGCTGACTGGGGCCTATGTGGATTtacatgcagcagcagaggccgCTCCAGAAGAGCTCCCTCAG GCAGGGGGCCTGCACAGTGAGCTGGTGTTTGCAGAGATTGGCCGTCGTATTAAAGACATGGGCTCAGAGCTGGTCAAAAAGGTGAATGCTGTGTTTGGCTGGGAGATCACCAAAGACGGGAAGATCGCTGCACAGTGGA ccatTGATCTGAAGAACGGCAGCGGCTCCTTGCACAAGGGCTCTTACAGCGGGAAGGCGGATGTGAGCATCACCGTGTCAGACGAGGACTTCCTGGAGGTGGTGCAGGGGAAGATCAACCCTCAGAAg GCGTTCTTCTCCGGCAAACTGAAGGTTAGAGGGAACATTATGCTGAGTCAGAAGCTGGAGGTTATCCTGAATGACCACGCCAAGCTGTGA